A single Mucilaginibacter inviolabilis DNA region contains:
- the rnc gene encoding ribonuclease III, whose product MPISQFYKLYISPNRKYVKILKNLLGFVPGNLSLYRLAFRHKSVAQNVKKGVKNSNERLEFLGDAVLGSVVAEVLFKLYPYEDEGFLTELRSKIVSRVNLNQLARKLGFDKLIEYDSRMLNSSRQGSLLGDAFEALVGAVYLDKGYDFTKNFLINHIIKSHIDIHKLEQTETNFKSKLIEWCQRHGRDIIFELVTNLEGESAKLFTVQASVDGEVVGEGKEFSKKNAEKLAAEKACESLGI is encoded by the coding sequence ATGCCTATCAGTCAGTTTTATAAGCTATATATATCACCCAACAGGAAATACGTTAAGATTTTAAAGAATTTGCTCGGTTTTGTGCCGGGCAATTTGTCTTTATACCGTTTGGCTTTCCGGCATAAGTCGGTTGCCCAAAACGTAAAAAAAGGGGTAAAAAACAGCAACGAGCGCCTGGAGTTTCTGGGCGATGCCGTGCTGGGCAGCGTGGTTGCCGAGGTACTCTTTAAATTATATCCGTATGAAGACGAAGGCTTTTTAACCGAGCTACGCTCCAAGATAGTAAGCCGCGTAAATCTTAACCAGCTTGCCCGTAAACTGGGTTTTGATAAACTCATTGAGTATGATAGCCGCATGCTTAACTCAAGCAGGCAGGGGTCGTTACTAGGGGACGCTTTTGAAGCGCTTGTGGGTGCCGTTTATTTGGATAAGGGATACGACTTTACCAAAAACTTCCTGATCAACCACATCATCAAATCGCATATTGATATCCACAAGCTGGAACAAACCGAAACCAATTTTAAAAGCAAATTGATTGAATGGTGCCAGCGCCATGGTCGTGATATTATCTTTGAACTGGTAACCAACCTGGAAGGTGAAAGTGCCAAACTTTTCACCGTACAAGCGAGCGTTGATGGCGAGGTGGTAGGCGAAGGCAAAGAATTCAGCAAAAAGAACGCCGAAAAACTAGCCGCCGAAAAAGCCTGTGAGTCTTTGGGGATTTAG
- a CDS encoding vitamin B12-dependent ribonucleotide reductase: MAKNITSKMSASSSGKGLKTTRYFTKEGINVFDLFTYDKRSSVIRNPSGDAVFEMNDVEVPVTWSQVATDILAQKYFRKAGVPQADGSIGTEKSIKQVAHRMANCWKDWGVRYGYFASPKDADIFYDEIVYTIVGQLAAPNSPQWFNTGLHNSYGITGKPQGHYFVDPLTETLSKSTSAYERPQPHACFILSVDDDLVNKGGIMDLWVREARIFKYGSGVGTNFSKIRGETEKLAGGGYSSGLMSFLKIGDRAAGAIKSGGTTRRAAKMVCLDLDHPEIEGFVNWKVEEEKKVAALIAAGYSSDYEGEAYRTVSGQNSNNSVRVPNSFFHALRAENPWELTSRITGKVTKTVASQKLWDDIAFAAWACADPGVQFDTTINEWHTCPEGGRINASNPCSEYMFLDNTACNLASINLAHFFDPQTRVFDVKGFEYACRMWTIVLEISVLMAQFPSEEVAQLSYDYRTLGLGYANLGSALMVNGIPYDSDKARAIGGAITAIMTGTAYATSAEMARELGPFRKYNDNKQHMLRVMRNHRYTAYNSTENYENLEIAPPGIDPKYCPDYLLSAACNAWDKAVEMGEKHGYRNAQTTVIAPTGTIGLVMDCDTTGIEPDFALVKFKKLSGGGYFKIINQAVPEALRNLGYREHEVTAIVNYAKGSASLKGAPHVNTDSLKAKGFTDDELEKLDKGLVSAFEISFAFNIWSLGEECLKRLGITADQYNAPDFNVLRALGFSKKQIAEANEYICGTMTIEGAPYLKEAHYPIFDCANKCGAKGERYIHAHGHIKMMAAAQPFLSGAISKTINLPNEAKVDEIKDCYQLSWELGLKANALYRDGCKLSQPLSTKSDAKEEADDKLETVEEVLGEAANVKLSDLTPEQVIEAAIAIMEKSKDTNFMRELSRVVQKKSLPFKRRGFTQKATIDGQNVFVRTGEYEDGTLGEIFVDMHKEGATFRSLMNCFAIAVSVGLQYGVPLEEYVEKFTFTRFEPAGMVSGHANIKSATSIIDYIFRMLGYEYQNRTDLVHVLTENNAPLGNPQMGDEDFNTDESNVYVPVNNGFNNAKRQGLSVDLSMGVQSDAPACNVCGHTTLRSGTCYKCLNCGNSMGCS; this comes from the coding sequence ATGGCCAAAAACATTACCTCCAAAATGTCCGCCTCCAGCAGCGGGAAAGGGCTTAAAACAACACGCTATTTCACTAAAGAAGGAATTAACGTATTCGATCTGTTTACATATGATAAGCGATCGTCGGTAATCCGCAACCCATCGGGCGATGCGGTGTTTGAAATGAACGATGTAGAAGTGCCTGTTACCTGGAGCCAGGTGGCAACCGATATATTGGCACAAAAATATTTTCGGAAAGCTGGCGTACCGCAGGCCGATGGCAGCATCGGGACCGAAAAAAGCATCAAGCAGGTGGCTCACCGCATGGCCAACTGCTGGAAAGACTGGGGCGTGCGCTATGGCTATTTCGCCAGCCCAAAAGACGCTGATATTTTTTATGATGAAATAGTTTATACCATTGTTGGGCAACTGGCCGCGCCAAACTCGCCGCAATGGTTCAATACCGGGTTGCATAATTCGTATGGTATCACAGGTAAGCCACAGGGGCATTACTTTGTTGATCCGCTTACCGAAACGCTCAGCAAATCAACTTCCGCTTATGAGCGCCCACAGCCGCATGCCTGTTTTATATTGTCTGTTGATGACGATCTGGTGAACAAGGGCGGCATCATGGATCTTTGGGTACGCGAGGCCCGTATATTTAAATATGGATCGGGTGTGGGTACCAACTTCTCCAAGATTCGCGGCGAAACAGAAAAACTGGCCGGTGGTGGTTATTCCTCAGGCTTAATGTCTTTCCTCAAAATAGGTGACCGTGCCGCCGGTGCCATCAAATCGGGCGGTACAACACGCCGGGCGGCCAAAATGGTTTGCCTCGATCTGGATCACCCCGAAATTGAAGGTTTTGTGAATTGGAAAGTAGAGGAGGAAAAGAAAGTGGCCGCGCTGATAGCCGCCGGTTATTCGTCCGACTATGAAGGCGAGGCTTATCGTACCGTATCTGGCCAAAATTCTAACAATTCGGTGCGCGTACCCAATAGCTTTTTCCACGCCCTTAGAGCAGAGAACCCCTGGGAACTTACCAGTCGCATTACTGGTAAAGTGACCAAAACCGTCGCCTCGCAAAAACTTTGGGACGATATCGCTTTTGCTGCCTGGGCCTGCGCCGATCCGGGTGTGCAGTTTGATACCACCATTAACGAGTGGCATACCTGCCCCGAAGGTGGTCGCATCAATGCCTCCAACCCCTGCTCCGAGTATATGTTCCTGGATAATACGGCCTGTAATCTGGCTTCTATTAACCTGGCGCATTTTTTTGATCCGCAAACCCGGGTATTTGATGTAAAAGGATTTGAATATGCCTGCCGCATGTGGACTATCGTATTGGAGATCTCCGTACTGATGGCACAATTCCCATCCGAAGAAGTAGCGCAGTTATCTTACGATTACCGAACCCTGGGCCTGGGTTATGCTAATCTGGGTTCGGCACTCATGGTGAACGGTATTCCTTACGACAGTGATAAGGCCCGCGCTATTGGTGGGGCCATCACCGCTATTATGACGGGGACGGCCTATGCTACTTCGGCCGAAATGGCCCGTGAGCTGGGACCTTTCCGCAAATACAACGATAATAAACAGCATATGCTGCGGGTAATGCGCAATCATCGCTACACGGCTTATAACTCTACCGAAAATTATGAGAATCTGGAGATAGCCCCTCCGGGTATCGATCCAAAATATTGTCCGGATTATCTGCTGTCGGCCGCCTGCAACGCCTGGGATAAGGCTGTAGAAATGGGCGAGAAGCACGGCTATCGCAACGCTCAAACTACCGTAATTGCCCCAACAGGCACCATTGGTTTGGTGATGGATTGCGATACTACCGGCATCGAACCCGATTTTGCGCTGGTGAAATTCAAAAAGCTATCGGGTGGTGGTTATTTCAAGATCATCAACCAGGCGGTGCCCGAAGCCTTACGCAATTTGGGTTACCGCGAGCACGAGGTTACCGCCATTGTAAACTACGCCAAAGGTTCGGCCAGCTTAAAAGGCGCGCCGCATGTGAATACCGACAGCTTAAAAGCTAAAGGTTTTACCGATGATGAACTGGAAAAACTCGATAAAGGACTGGTATCGGCCTTTGAGATCAGCTTCGCGTTCAATATCTGGTCGCTGGGCGAGGAATGTCTGAAACGCCTGGGCATCACTGCCGACCAATATAACGCGCCCGACTTTAACGTACTGCGTGCGCTCGGTTTCAGCAAAAAACAAATAGCCGAAGCCAATGAGTACATCTGCGGCACCATGACCATTGAAGGTGCCCCTTATCTGAAAGAAGCACATTACCCCATTTTTGATTGCGCCAATAAATGCGGCGCCAAAGGCGAACGTTACATCCACGCGCATGGTCACATCAAAATGATGGCTGCGGCGCAACCTTTCCTGTCAGGCGCTATATCCAAAACCATCAACCTGCCTAATGAAGCTAAGGTTGATGAGATCAAGGATTGCTACCAGCTATCATGGGAGCTGGGGCTGAAAGCCAACGCGCTTTACCGCGATGGCTGCAAGCTGAGCCAGCCGTTATCCACCAAATCCGACGCCAAAGAAGAGGCAGACGATAAACTGGAAACCGTAGAAGAAGTACTGGGTGAAGCGGCCAACGTAAAACTAAGTGATCTGACACCTGAGCAGGTGATCGAGGCGGCGATAGCCATTATGGAAAAATCAAAAGACACCAACTTTATGCGCGAACTGTCGCGCGTGGTGCAAAAGAAGAGTTTGCCCTTTAAACGCCGCGGGTTTACGCAAAAAGCCACTATCGACGGGCAAAATGTATTTGTGCGCACCGGCGAATATGAGGATGGTACCCTGGGCGAAATATTTGTGGATATGCACAAGGAGGGTGCTACCTTCCGCTCGCTCATGAACTGTTTTGCCATTGCCGTTTCGGTGGGCCTACAATACGGAGTGCCGCTGGAAGAGTATGTAGAGAAATTTACTTTCACTCGTTTTGAGCCTGCCGGTATGGTATCGGGCCATGCCAATATCAAGAGCGCCACCAGTATTATCGATTATATTTTCCGGATGCTAGGTTATGAATACCAGAACCGTACCGATCTGGTGCATGTACTCACTGAAAACAATGCACCTCTCGGCAATCCGCAAATGGGCGACGAGGATTTTAATACCGATGAAAGCAATGTATATGTGCCTGTTAATAATGGGTTTAATAATGCTAAAAGACAGGGTTTGTCCGTCGATCTGAGTATGGGCGTACAAAGCGATGCTCCCGCCTGTAACGTATGCGGGCATACCACCCTGCGCTCGGGTACCTGTTATAAATGTCTCAACTGTGGCAACTCTATGGGTTGTTCATAA
- a CDS encoding YicC/YloC family endoribonuclease — protein MIKSMTGYGIASFDSGNTKYTVEIKSLNSKFLELSLRLPKIFSEKEFQLRNDCSKQIERGKVNLSINIEQVNTAVKAAGIDKDLLKQYYLQLKEVSQELNEPTTNLLQLALGLPEVVKYDDETASEDEWKLVEKTFQQALAAFQQFRSDEGNVLENDVKHRINIILKNLELVELEDPKRVPLIRERLNTFLSEAADREAIDQNRFEQELIYYIDKLDITEEKIRLKTHCEYFIETLKNADANGKKLGFISQEIGREINTLGSKANDANIQKLVVGMKEELEKIKEQLLNVL, from the coding sequence ATGATAAAATCCATGACAGGGTATGGAATTGCCAGTTTTGACTCCGGTAATACTAAATATACCGTTGAGATCAAATCCCTGAACAGCAAATTCCTTGAACTATCCCTTCGCTTGCCAAAAATATTCTCTGAAAAAGAGTTTCAGCTGCGTAATGATTGCAGTAAGCAAATTGAACGTGGTAAAGTAAACCTGTCTATCAACATTGAACAGGTAAATACGGCAGTAAAAGCTGCGGGTATTGATAAGGATTTACTTAAACAATACTACCTGCAGCTAAAAGAGGTAAGTCAGGAACTTAACGAACCCACTACCAACCTGTTACAGCTTGCCTTAGGTTTGCCCGAGGTGGTAAAATATGACGACGAAACGGCATCAGAAGATGAATGGAAATTGGTTGAAAAAACATTTCAACAGGCTTTGGCTGCATTTCAGCAATTCCGATCGGATGAAGGCAACGTACTCGAAAATGATGTAAAACACCGCATCAATATCATCCTGAAAAACCTGGAACTGGTGGAATTGGAAGATCCTAAACGGGTACCCCTGATACGTGAACGTCTGAATACATTTTTAAGCGAAGCTGCCGACAGGGAAGCTATCGACCAAAATCGTTTTGAGCAGGAACTGATATACTATATTGATAAACTGGATATCACCGAGGAAAAAATACGACTGAAAACACATTGTGAGTATTTTATCGAAACCCTGAAAAATGCTGATGCAAACGGTAAAAAGCTCGGTTTTATCTCGCAGGAGATCGGTCGCGAAATAAATACGCTGGGCTCCAAAGCCAACGATGCCAACATCCAGAAACTGGTAGTAGGCATGAAAGAAGAGCTTGAAAAAATTAAAGAACAACTGTTAAACGTTTTATAG
- the gmk gene encoding guanylate kinase, with protein MTESRMSIEGKLIIFSAPSGAGKTTIVHHLLSKMPELEFSISATTRECRGDEVHEKDYYFISKEEFLHRIAKKQFVEFEEVYSGTFYGTLRTEIERIWAKGKTVIFDIDVEGGMHLKRKYDGQALAIFVQPPSLEVLIERLTGRGTDSEEKLKERFAKAEKELKYAPQFDIILKNYDLETACKEAEELVKNFISPPAP; from the coding sequence ATGACAGAATCAAGAATGTCCATAGAAGGTAAACTCATCATATTCTCAGCCCCATCGGGAGCAGGCAAAACCACCATCGTACATCACCTGCTTAGCAAAATGCCGGAGCTTGAATTTTCCATTTCGGCAACCACCCGTGAATGCCGTGGCGATGAGGTGCATGAAAAAGATTATTACTTTATCAGCAAGGAAGAATTTTTGCACCGTATTGCCAAAAAACAGTTTGTGGAGTTTGAAGAGGTTTACAGCGGTACATTTTACGGTACTCTGCGTACCGAAATTGAACGCATTTGGGCAAAAGGTAAAACCGTGATATTTGACATTGACGTAGAAGGCGGCATGCACCTGAAACGCAAGTACGACGGGCAGGCCCTGGCCATATTTGTACAGCCCCCATCGCTGGAAGTTTTGATAGAACGCCTTACTGGTCGTGGTACTGACAGTGAGGAAAAGCTAAAAGAACGCTTTGCCAAAGCCGAAAAAGAGCTAAAATACGCCCCACAGTTTGACATTATCCTCAAAAATTACGATCTTGAAACGGCTTGTAAGGAAGCCGAGGAATTGGTAAAAAACTTTATTAGCCCCCCAGCCCCCTAA
- the fabF gene encoding beta-ketoacyl-ACP synthase II, with the protein MEFKRVVVTGLGALTPIGNTVSEYWNGLINGVSGAALIKSFDTEKFKTKFACEVKGFDADGFLGRKDARKLDPFVQYALFSTEEAVKDAGLDFEKLDVNRIGVIWGAGIGGLKTFLDEVMNFAKGDGSPRFNPFFIPKMIADIAPGHISIKYGLRGPNFTTVSACASSNNSLIDSFNYIRMGKANMFISGGSEAIINEAGIGGFNAMHALSTRNDDPATASRPFDLDRDGFVAGEGAGTIILEELEHAKARGAKIYAEMIGGGMSADAYHMTAPHPEGLGAAAVMRAALEDANLTPADIDYVNVHGTSTPIGDPQEIKAIHDVFGNDIYRINISSTKSMTGHLLGAAGAIEAIASILALKNGIIPPTINHFTDDPAFDPKINFTFNTAQKREIKIVQSNGFGFGGHNASVIFKKYED; encoded by the coding sequence ATGGAGTTTAAAAGAGTTGTAGTAACCGGGCTTGGAGCACTTACTCCTATTGGTAACACAGTTTCAGAATACTGGAACGGTTTGATCAATGGGGTAAGTGGCGCTGCCTTAATTAAAAGTTTTGACACTGAAAAGTTCAAAACTAAATTCGCATGTGAAGTTAAGGGCTTTGATGCGGATGGTTTCCTGGGCCGTAAAGACGCCCGAAAATTAGATCCTTTTGTTCAATACGCTCTTTTTTCAACTGAAGAAGCCGTAAAGGATGCAGGATTAGATTTCGAAAAATTAGATGTTAACCGTATAGGTGTTATATGGGGAGCGGGCATAGGTGGTTTAAAAACCTTCCTTGACGAGGTGATGAACTTTGCCAAAGGCGATGGTTCACCTCGCTTTAACCCTTTCTTTATACCTAAAATGATAGCTGATATTGCCCCTGGTCATATCTCTATTAAATATGGCTTACGTGGCCCCAACTTTACAACGGTATCTGCCTGCGCTTCATCAAACAACTCCCTGATTGATTCATTTAACTATATCCGCATGGGTAAAGCTAATATGTTTATCAGCGGTGGTTCTGAAGCCATCATTAACGAAGCCGGTATTGGCGGTTTTAATGCAATGCACGCCCTGTCAACCCGTAACGACGATCCGGCAACGGCTTCGCGTCCGTTTGATTTGGATCGTGATGGTTTTGTGGCCGGTGAAGGTGCTGGTACCATTATTCTTGAAGAACTGGAACACGCTAAAGCACGCGGCGCAAAAATTTATGCCGAAATGATAGGCGGAGGCATGAGTGCCGATGCTTACCACATGACCGCTCCACACCCGGAAGGTTTAGGCGCGGCAGCCGTTATGCGTGCAGCTTTAGAAGATGCTAACCTTACCCCTGCCGATATCGATTACGTAAATGTTCACGGAACATCTACACCAATTGGCGATCCGCAGGAAATTAAGGCTATACATGATGTTTTTGGCAATGATATTTACCGTATTAATATCAGTTCAACCAAATCAATGACTGGTCACCTCCTGGGTGCTGCCGGCGCAATTGAGGCCATAGCATCTATATTAGCTTTAAAAAATGGTATAATTCCCCCTACTATTAACCATTTTACCGACGATCCTGCTTTTGACCCTAAAATCAACTTTACCTTTAACACTGCCCAAAAGCGTGAAATAAAGATAGTTCAAAGCAACGGATTTGGTTTTGGTGGCCATAATGCTTCTGTTATATTTAAAAAGTACGAAGATTAA
- a CDS encoding acyl carrier protein, with protein MSDIASRVKAIIVEKLGVDESEVTPEASFTNDLGADSLDTVELIMEFEKEFNVAIPDDQAETIGTVGQAVAYLEKNVK; from the coding sequence ATGTCTGATATCGCTTCAAGAGTAAAAGCTATTATCGTAGAAAAACTGGGTGTTGACGAAAGTGAAGTTACACCAGAAGCGAGTTTCACCAATGATCTTGGTGCCGACTCGTTAGACACCGTGGAACTAATCATGGAGTTTGAAAAAGAATTTAACGTGGCTATTCCTGACGATCAGGCTGAAACTATTGGTACTGTTGGCCAGGCAGTTGCTTATCTTGAAAAAAACGTTAAATAA
- the nadD gene encoding nicotinate (nicotinamide) nucleotide adenylyltransferase — MKIGLLFGSFNPIHIGHLIIANYMANHTTLDKVWLVVSPQNPLKKYGDLINTYDRLEMAKLATDHATNISVSDVELKLPQPSYTIDTLAHLKEKYPEHDFALIMGSDNLGTLHKWKNYKLILRDYKIYVYPRPGYENAELADHPAVTITMTPQMELSATFIRKSIAEKKNVQYFVPDPVLKFIESKGLYR, encoded by the coding sequence ATGAAAATAGGCTTACTGTTTGGTTCATTTAATCCCATACACATTGGGCACTTGATTATTGCCAATTATATGGCTAATCATACCACGCTTGATAAAGTTTGGCTGGTGGTATCGCCACAAAATCCGCTTAAAAAGTATGGCGATCTGATCAATACTTATGACAGGTTAGAAATGGCCAAACTAGCTACAGATCATGCCACCAATATTAGCGTAAGCGATGTGGAACTAAAATTACCCCAGCCATCCTACACCATTGATACACTCGCCCATCTGAAAGAAAAATATCCCGAACATGACTTTGCCCTCATCATGGGATCTGACAACCTGGGTACGCTGCATAAATGGAAGAATTACAAGCTGATATTGCGCGATTATAAAATATATGTATATCCCCGTCCTGGTTATGAAAATGCCGAGCTCGCCGATCATCCAGCGGTTACTATCACCATGACCCCGCAAATGGAACTATCGGCAACTTTCATCCGTAAATCCATCGCCGAAAAAAAGAACGTACAATATTTTGTACCCGACCCGGTCTTGAAATTTATTGAAAGCAAGGGACTATATAGGTAA
- a CDS encoding IPExxxVDY family protein, with product MNRKFLKFEIDFDFVLIAITTSLKDYRICYLINKSLNFNFVRSNDLSVDIYQGAEPVLFSLFHYQWETTETDFYFIGNKGSDGYLVPEIRSADYFVMIKNYIDDDDLDSLVSTINKIPEVVAAVKIDPKKIKSRENLLF from the coding sequence TTGAACAGGAAATTTTTAAAGTTTGAGATCGATTTTGATTTTGTGCTTATCGCCATAACCACATCATTAAAAGATTACCGTATTTGTTACCTTATCAACAAATCTTTAAATTTTAATTTCGTGCGGTCAAACGACCTCTCTGTCGATATCTATCAGGGGGCCGAACCTGTATTGTTCTCCCTTTTTCATTACCAGTGGGAAACCACCGAAACCGACTTCTATTTTATTGGTAATAAGGGGTCTGACGGTTATCTGGTGCCCGAGATCAGGAGCGCCGATTACTTTGTTATGATCAAGAATTATATTGACGATGACGACCTGGACAGCCTGGTATCAACCATTAATAAGATACCCGAAGTTGTGGCCGCCGTAAAGATTGATCCGAAAAAAATAAAATCACGGGAAAATCTGTTATTTTAG
- a CDS encoding DUF4386 domain-containing protein: MTEFSTSLPPQKNARIAGLLYLVNIVTGIFVLMYIPGKLIVWSDAATTFKNITESETLFRLGILVYFICYIFFLLLPLALYKLLKEVNKNYAILMVILALVQIPMAFVNILNYFAVLTLIGKASYLHTFDLPHLQAQVMLNLHFYSQGNQVASIFWGLWLLPFGYLVYKSGFLPKILGVFLILGGLSYLIDFTCDFLFTGYGKMTISSFVTIPASIGEISICLWLLIMGVKKQKAT, encoded by the coding sequence ATGACTGAATTTTCCACCAGTCTACCCCCACAAAAAAATGCCAGGATCGCAGGCTTATTATATCTTGTCAATATAGTTACGGGCATTTTTGTCCTGATGTATATTCCCGGAAAGCTTATTGTTTGGAGCGATGCGGCTACAACTTTTAAAAATATCACCGAATCTGAAACATTATTCCGCCTGGGCATTTTGGTCTATTTCATTTGTTATATCTTCTTTTTGCTACTTCCACTTGCTTTGTACAAATTATTAAAAGAGGTAAATAAAAACTATGCTATTCTGATGGTCATATTGGCCCTGGTTCAGATACCAATGGCTTTTGTAAATATCCTTAACTATTTTGCGGTATTAACCCTTATTGGTAAAGCCAGCTACCTGCACACATTTGATCTGCCCCATCTGCAGGCCCAGGTGATGTTAAATCTTCACTTTTATAGCCAGGGTAATCAGGTAGCTTCTATATTCTGGGGACTTTGGCTGCTCCCTTTTGGTTACCTGGTATATAAATCGGGCTTTCTGCCGAAGATTTTAGGTGTTTTTTTGATACTGGGAGGTTTGAGTTACCTGATAGATTTTACCTGTGATTTTCTATTTACAGGCTACGGTAAAATGACCATTTCTAGTTTTGTTACCATACCCGCCAGCATTGGCGAAATAAGCATCTGCCTGTGGCTGCTGATCATGGGGGTGAAGAAACAGAAAGCAACATAA
- a CDS encoding thioredoxin family protein — protein MKKLILIVLLAAFTRSVRAQEQPHVYNPNADAKAEIAAAVKQAAQQHKNVLLQIGGNWCVWCLRFNDLVTKDADLNKYLNDNYVVLHVNYSKENENKAVLADLGYPQRFGFPVFVVLDDKGTRLHTQNSGYLEEGKGHSKEKVMDFLKDWSPAAIDPKTYEKAK, from the coding sequence ATGAAAAAATTAATTCTGATAGTACTTTTGGCTGCTTTTACACGGAGCGTCCGCGCGCAGGAACAACCTCACGTATATAACCCCAATGCCGATGCTAAAGCAGAGATCGCAGCCGCGGTAAAACAGGCGGCACAACAGCATAAAAACGTGCTTTTGCAAATTGGCGGCAACTGGTGCGTCTGGTGCCTGCGGTTTAACGATCTGGTGACCAAAGATGCCGACCTGAACAAATACCTGAATGATAACTACGTGGTTTTGCATGTAAACTACAGTAAAGAAAATGAGAACAAAGCCGTGCTGGCCGATCTGGGTTATCCGCAACGTTTCGGATTCCCGGTATTTGTAGTGCTGGATGACAAAGGCACACGTCTGCATACTCAAAACTCAGGTTACCTGGAAGAAGGCAAAGGGCACAGCAAAGAAAAGGTGATGGATTTTTTAAAGGACTGGTCGCCCGCGGCAATTGATCCCAAAACTTACGAGAAGGCGAAGTAA
- the pyk gene encoding pyruvate kinase: protein MKLYYNRTKIVATMGPASAKKDVLLAMIKAGVNVCRLNFSHGRPEDHKAVIDIIREINEQYKTNVGILADLQGPKIRIGLVKDGGIHLVNGTHIKITTQECIGNDEQIYITYDTFPQDVQANEIILLDDGKLQLRVIETNKKDTVICEVVHGGILTSRKGVNLPNTKVSIPSLTEEDLINLQFALKYDVEWIGLSFVRTGQDITELKHIIAQSGKAAKVIAKVEKPEAIDNIDEIIAATDGVMVARGDLGVEMPLEEVPLLQKMIASKCRAASKPVIVATQMLESMITTPRPTRAEVNDVANSVLDGADAVMLSGETSVGEFPVIVIETMAKIVRNVEEFGYSFNTAKVNNTDPSSPDYLSNAVCESAVHLAQHTNAVGIVSMTTSGYTAFQISSHRPQASTYIFTSNRQLLNALSLVWGVRAFFYDKLESTDQTISDVNGILKSEDLIKAGDVVINTAAVPIIKQGKTNMLKVSIVE, encoded by the coding sequence ATGAAACTATACTATAATCGTACTAAAATTGTAGCCACCATGGGCCCGGCGTCAGCTAAAAAAGATGTTTTATTAGCTATGATCAAAGCCGGTGTTAATGTTTGCCGCCTTAATTTTTCGCACGGAAGACCGGAGGATCATAAAGCCGTAATTGACATCATTCGTGAAATTAACGAACAATACAAAACCAACGTTGGCATCCTGGCCGATTTACAGGGCCCTAAAATCCGTATCGGTTTGGTAAAAGATGGTGGCATACACCTGGTTAACGGAACTCATATTAAAATCACCACTCAGGAATGTATCGGTAATGATGAGCAGATCTACATTACTTATGATACCTTCCCACAGGATGTACAAGCCAACGAAATTATTTTGTTGGACGATGGTAAACTGCAGTTACGCGTTATTGAAACCAACAAAAAAGACACCGTTATCTGCGAAGTGGTACACGGCGGTATCCTAACTTCACGCAAAGGAGTTAACCTGCCAAATACTAAAGTATCTATCCCAAGCTTAACCGAAGAAGATTTGATCAACCTGCAATTCGCACTGAAATATGATGTGGAGTGGATAGGTTTATCATTTGTACGTACCGGTCAGGATATTACTGAATTAAAACATATCATCGCGCAAAGTGGTAAAGCTGCCAAGGTTATCGCCAAAGTAGAGAAGCCGGAAGCTATTGATAACATCGACGAAATTATTGCCGCTACAGACGGTGTGATGGTAGCCCGTGGCGACCTTGGTGTAGAAATGCCATTGGAAGAAGTTCCATTATTACAAAAAATGATCGCGAGCAAATGTCGTGCGGCTTCAAAACCGGTAATTGTAGCTACCCAAATGCTGGAATCTATGATCACTACCCCACGTCCAACACGCGCCGAGGTAAATGACGTAGCCAACTCGGTACTGGATGGCGCCGACGCGGTGATGCTTAGCGGCGAGACTTCAGTTGGTGAGTTCCCGGTTATTGTTATCGAAACCATGGCTAAAATTGTGCGTAACGTGGAGGAGTTTGGTTACAGCTTTAATACTGCTAAAGTTAATAATACTGATCCATCTTCGCCAGATTACCTGAGCAACGCGGTTTGCGAATCGGCCGTTCACCTGGCGCAGCACACCAATGCGGTAGGTATCGTATCCATGACCACATCTGGTTATACCGCTTTCCAGATCTCGAGCCACAGACCACAGGCAAGTACTTATATATTCACCTCCAACAGGCAATTGCTAAATGCTTTAAGTTTGGTTTGGGGTGTACGTGCCTTTTTCTATGATAAACTGGAAAGTACCGACCAAACTATCAGCGATGTAAACGGCATCCTGAAATCAGAAGACCTCATCAAAGCCGGCGACGTAGTGATTAATACCGCCGCTGTGCCTATTATTAAACAAGGTAAAACCAATATGCTTAAAGTAAGCATTGTTGAATAA